A stretch of DNA from Ranitomeya variabilis isolate aRanVar5 chromosome 1, aRanVar5.hap1, whole genome shotgun sequence:
TAAGGGTATATACAATCAGTTTGAAAATcgctaatttttcaaaatttttataaAATTTTCGTTATTTTGATAAACGcagaacatatcaacctaaatttactactaacaaagTGCAATGCGCTTCAAAATAACTCAGAATCCGAAATATGTAGCGTTATTACCATGTAAACTCGCACACCGATTTGAGAAAATTGGTCTTCGTCACTAATAATAATTTAACtaatatttaataaaaatataaaataagatTTATTGCAAGATATTtgcaataaataataaaatatatacacagTACCACAGTTCTTGAGGCTGAGAAGCGGGTGGTTTGTTGGCAGTGGTTCGGGAGTCGTTACATCTAAACCAGCAGCTGCAATCTGCCCAGTGACCAGAGCTTGGTACAAGTCTTCTTGGTTTACAGCAGAGCCTCTGTAAAGGGTTATTCACACCTGTTAGTATGTTATTAATGTTGTGGGGCCAAAATGATAAAAGGCATGTACAGTAACATTTCCAGAATTATGCAAACTTAAGACTCCATTGCAATTGTTAAATCTCTAACTGACGGCATGTGGATGTCATACTGTTGTCAACCATGGTGCACAGATGATTAAGACTGGCTCATGTGCAAGTCTACATCTCCCACTGCAGGAGAAATGTGTGGCTTCTGGATCTCAGGTAATTGCTTAAGGTTTAACAGGTAAACCCACTATGTCTTTGACAAGAGTTTtcactttagaaaaaaaaacattgttcagTTAGAAAAACTCTTTTAATGGAATCTTTAAAGTGTTGGGCCCAAAATACTAATTTATTCCTTATCCATATCGGTCCAAGTAGCCAGAGCCACAGATATCTTGAGAATAGGGTTGACCAATAatcccacagacaatgaatggagcattgTATGAATGCCTGTTGTCCATTCAAGACTGGGCTCATGTTTGGAATTGCTGGTGGTCCCAGAAATCGGAACCCCCAACTATCATTGCGTTATCCTCCATTCTATTGGTAAGGAATAAATTGCTGTTTTgggaatttgttttattttgaatggggaaaaaggggagtgatttgaactgatatattttttttatttttaaaaatatttttttttttacttgcttcaatagtctccatgggagactagaagcggcACTTACCCgaacgcctctgctacatacagcaggGCTGgatccctgctctatgtagcagatatgctcagTTGCCATGAGGGCTgaccaccacaggggtctcctgctgacccgggttgtcatgccaacccatggtcatgtgacacgggcgcctatgggaggaggtaatgacgcgcttcctgcgcatgcatgttaaagggaacctgtcacctgaatttggcgggaccagttttgggtcatatgggcggggttttcaggtgtttgattcaccctttccttacccgctggctgcatgctggccgcaatattggattgaagttcattctctgtcctccggagtacacgtctGTGCAAGgcaagcgggtaaggaaagggtgaatcaaacacccgaaaaccccgcccataagacccaaaactggtcccaccaaattcaggtgacaggttccctttaaatgccgcagtcaacgtttgacagcggcatttaacatgttaacagatgCGAGCGATTCCACCCCCATGGCTGTTATGGGcacgtcagctgatcagatcagctgtcagaaAAGGTGGAGGCGTCCAATGATGGACTAtgtccgtcattggacgttaaggggttaaataatgcctGGTGAGCAAAAGTTTGGCTATATGTCATATGGTACAGCTAGAGCTTCTTATTTCTCATGTTTTACTATAATCTAAATAGTTACCTGTACTAACTTACCGACTTATGTTAATGAAAACTGAAGTTTTCTTCATTCGGCTAAAGAAATCCTTGTTGCACAATCCTTCGGTCTCGGGAGTTAAAGAGCAAGACACAACGACAAAATCTGAATCCTCGGTCAGCTTCTCACAAGACACTAATGATATATGTTACAGCATGGATGTAATTATGCTTGAAAAATAAAAAGAGGAGAAAGATGTCTGTCCATAAAATTACCATATTCAGCATTAACCCCTGCAGCACGTTCAGGTCGAGGCTGGCGCCCTGTGTACAAGAACTTCTTCACTCCAAAAGGCTTAAGGCGTTGGGCAATAGCCATTCCTAATGGAGGGAAGGTGGAAAACTAGATAAATTATATTTAACAACCGTATTAAAAGGATTCCTACTTTaagggtttttttttaccatgataaAAAAAACCCATTCAGTTTAAAACAaaagtggcagtaatcaggcctgcgtgtggctagggaatttgaactacgcttcccaaagatgtgataaaccagttaatttatgtttttgggggggggggggcaataaccatggaccctctcctggctattaatatctgccctcagtcactggctttaccactctggcagagaaaattgcgcgggagcccacgacaattttttccgtgacttaaccctttattttaacacctagagcccccaaattttgcacacacacacttctaacattagtagtgaggattatgtaaaaatataacggacatgagctggtttactgtatgtaaaccatgtctcatatcctgtcgggtttgtgaaggagagagcaaaagccggcaattgaattatagcggcttttatgctatctagcgctgaattaaatatatatatatatatatatatatatatatatatatacactcaccggccactttattaggtacacctgtccaacttcttgttaacacttaatttctaatcagccaatcacatggcggcaactcagtgcatttaggcatgtagacatggtcaagacaatctcctgcagttcaaaccgagcatcagtatggggaagaaaggtgatttgagtgcctttgaacgtggcatggttgttggtgccagaagggctggtctgagtatttcagaaactgctgatctactgggattttcacgcacaaccatctctagggtttacagagaatggtccgaaaaagaaaaaaaatccagtgagcggcagttctgtgggcggaaatgccttgttgatgccagaggtcagaggagaatgggcagactggttcgagctgatagaaaggcaacagtgactcaaatcgccacccgttacaaccaaggtaggcctaagagcatctctgaacgcacagtgcgtcgaactttgaggcagatgggctacagcagcagaagaccacaccaggtaccactcctttcagctaagaacaggaaactgaggctacaatttgtacaagctcatcgaaattggacagtagaagattggaaaaacgttgcttggtctgatgagtctcgatttctgctgcgacattcggatggtagggtcagaatttggcgtaaacaacatgaaagcatggatccatcctgccttgtatggagcatctttgggatgtgcagccgacaaatctgcggcaactgtgtgatgccatcatgtcaatatggaccaaaatctctgaggaatgcttccagcaccttgttgaatctatgccacgaagaattgaggcagttctgaaggcaaaagggggtccaacccgttactagccatggtgtacctaataaagtggccggtgagtgtgtatatatatatatatatatatatatatatatatatatatatatatatatatatatatatatatatatatatatatatatatatatatatatatatatatatatatatatatatatatatatatgtctcactgacctatatatatatatagactgtatatatgtttttacgaatatttgagctCATGGATCCATTatgtgtccattttgcaagccggtgagaaaatctcgccatatggatgccatacggatgacacacagatattttttggagaaaaaagaaatcgcatcctcacactgcacatggaacatttgtgcgattctcgtccatgAAAAAggaccgattttttttatttttttttttaaatacattgtgtgtgactccagccttatcctCAGACACTAGCTAGGTGAAGGTGAAGAACTgatatgggctggtattattaaagttGATGTAGTTGGACCTTTTGCAGGTTGGAAaaggactcaaaatcaactcccaaagcTAGTGCCAGGTTTTAGAAGATACTTTGTTTTAGCAGTGGTACAGAACAACATCTGCatttttcaagaaaaccatgattattATATACAGGACAATGATCCATCAAATGCATTGAAGTTCTCCACTGGTTAGCTAGCCAGTAAAGGCATTAAAGATGAAGAATGCCCCTTCCTGACCCAAcataaaccctattgagaacttgtgggcaCTTGTTAAACAGGAAATTAATGGTGGAGGAAAACCGTACAACTCTCAAAAAGGGGCGTTCTGTGCGGTGGTGGTTGTgacctacaatgggtaagcatTGATGGATATGCCTAATGTCAAGTTGTCAAGTTTCCCTCATCCGGGTATGACTATAAATACATGACTGTAACCTTATAGGATGGGTAGTGAAGCGCATATGGGATAGAGTAACATGCGCATACGGTACAATGCTATATATATTACCACCACTGTACATGGATTTTTTTGCTTGGTCTTTTGAGATTCTCATATATGATGTAATTTTTAATATTaatgttcaataaactttattgattttacattTTTTGAGTATCATAGTGGTCTATGAGTACTTTGTACTCATCTTTAGGTGATAAACTCTCTGAAAAGTGTCTGGCAGCATCATTCATATCCTCCCAAAGAGTTGATTGTCAACAGATTAAGTATGATTATTGAGATGGGAAAATGTACGTTTTTCATATAGTTGCATAATAATTAGGCACACTAATAGTTACCAAGAAATTATGAACACGTAGATGTTCTCCTAAGATGGACAAAACCTCacatttactttcttaaatattcaggtttcagtTTTATTAACTTCTTGGCTTGTCCAACAGCATTAAAATTATTCACCAAAAATACCAATTGCCTAATACCTGTGCCCAAAGTGTATATGAGAGACAGACAGCTGTAGAGATCAGGGGGTTTTGCACATGTTGTCATGATTGCCAATATGAAGTTTTTATGAAGATGTGAAAAAagttacaaaatatttttttttatgttttggatcaAGCTATATACGTAAACCTGCAACAGAAAATATATATTGTTAAGAGTTAAATTAAATTTGAATAGTTTTATTGTTTGTCCAAAATCTTTTACACAGAATGGATTTATTATCATGGTAAAACTCCTTTAACATGCAATTTAGAAGAGTTACCTATTCGGCCTAAACCAATGATTCCCACTGTGCTGTTAGATAGTccatagccacacatccacactggtGCCCATGATTTCCATCCTCCACTTTAAAGAAAAGATGAAACCTTAATTAAAGATTATAATTCGAGCAAAAAAACAGTACATTCATTGAATATTTAttgaaaaatgaaaagttacacaaTTTTTTACTATGCTTTCTGTATTAGATCCTTTGGTTTTCATGTGATGATGCCAGAGGTTCATCACCACCCCAAGGGCATCCAAGGACACATTTGGCGTATACTCTGAATGATgcccacactcacacacacacagtttgCATGTAGTCTAATCGTATAGACTGGTAAAGCACCATAACTAGCCATCTTGTCACAACGTCACATAGCCAGATTGCACAAGTTGCATACTGATCTGATATAAACTTCTTACTTCTTGACTTCTTGTATAGCTTCTGGCAGACGACGGCATGTGGCCAGCAGTAACGCTACACTCAGTTCTGCTGTGGCCTCCGTAAGAACATCTGGAGTATAACCCACTCTGATTCCTCTGTAATAGACACAATTCTCAGTTATCTTAATGTTTCCATAAGCCAGAAATATGTAACAGTCCATCGACAAGAGATAGTAACAAATTATCCATATGCCAAGGAACATACCGCTTTTTAATTTCATCCAATGCTAGGTGGTCAAATCCAACAGATAATGTACTGATAACCTTCAGGCTTGGACCTTCAAATGAAAAGAAAAACCTTTTTTTATAGATTGGAAATAGTCCAGATATGTGAAATAATGAATAAACAGTGAACATATATACCCAGCCCATGTGTTATGTATGACACTAGACTAAGGGGTGGTATTATATGTCTCCGGACACTCCATTGCCACCTAACTATCCAAATTTTAGTAAATTTCACAAATGCCTGAAAGGCATTTTGCTCTGAAAAAGTGATACGTTTCACAGAACAACCACATACAGTTGTCATATCCTTTGTATTAAGCTACACCAATCAGCCACATAATTAAAACCACTGACAGATGAAATGCCCAAATTGAATATCTCATCGCAGTGGCATCAGTGTCAAGCGGTGGAATGTATTTGGTAGCAAGTGGGGAGTTATTGAGATTAGTGTGTTGGAAGCAGGAAAAGTATCTCCAGATCATATAGGGTGTTTTATGTAATGAGAGGCTAGTACCTATAAAAACGGTCTAAGGAAGGCCAACAGGTGGTTCACAACATTGCAATGGAAATATTGATGAAAATGGTGAGTAAAAGCAAGTCCATATGGCATGATGGTCTGATCTCACTACTGTAGCACAAATTGCTCACAAAGTTCATACTGGCTATGATAGGAAGAATGCAGGAGCTGATTcagcaaagcttttatgccagaaaactttTGTAAAACGCTTTGAAAAGTTTGAAGTggctgtgttaaagggaacctgtcacccccaaaatcgctggtgaggtaagctcaccggcatcaggggattatctacagcattctgtaatgttgtagataagccgccgatgttacctgaaagaggagaaaaagacgttatattacactcacccaggggcggtcccgctgcggtccggtcggatgggtgtctccggtccgctccggcacctcccatcttcgttccatgacgtcctcttcgggtatttacgccgcggctccggcgcaggcgtaatttgtctgcctgttgagggcagagcaaagtactgcagtgcgcaggcgccggaaaggtcagagaggcccggcgcctgcgcactgcagtactttgctctgccctcaacagggcagacaaagtacgccggagccgcggcgtaaagacccgaagaggacgtcatggaacgaagatgggaggcgccggagacacccatccgaccggaccgcagcgggaccgcccctgggtgagtataatctaacgtctttttctcctctttcaggtaacatcggcggcttatctacagcattacagaatgctgtagataagcccctgatgccagtgagcttacctcaccagcgattttgggggtgacaggttccctttaaaatgggcCGAGCTTGAGAGGGGCAGGATGAGGCATTGCCATGTCCGCCTGTCAAATTAATTGAAAGGGTCAGCGTTACTTACTCCAAGAATGCTACGCCAGTCCCTGTGTGCAACGCTTAATGAATTCAGCATATCGTACTCAAGTGAACTcatcattaaggctactttcacactagcgttaactgcaatacgtcgcacatgcgtcgttttgccgacaaaacgcatcctgcaaaagtgcttgcaggatgcgttttttcagcattgactaacattagcgacgcatttgcgacgcattgccacacgtcgcaaccgtcgtgcgacggttgcactgtgctgtggcggaccgtcgggaccaaaaaacgtttttgctcccgacggtccgctttttccgaccgcgcatgcgcggccagaactccgcccccacctccccgcacttccctgcacctcacaatggggcagcggatgcgctggaaaaatgcatccgctgcccccgttgtgcggcggagacagcgctagcgtcggggacctcggcccgacgtactgcgacgggccgagcccgacgctagtgttaaAGAAGCCTAAGAGTGATGTGTGCAACGCTAATATCAATGAGTCTGCCCCATAGCGTTTTATGGTGATacatatttaaaacctggtcacagTGACTGTGCTGACCCTTGCCCACTGCCAAAAGCACCTACAATGGACACATGAGCAACAGAGCTGGACATGATGATAAAAAGTGGACTGATGAGGTATGTTCTGTTGGGAGATCATTTTGACACATACCACCTACCTACatacagggccatatttgccactaggcacttgaggacatgtgcctagggcgggacaatgcagggggcggcacctgagcaaggttttttttattgttggtttttttttaagacctgggtcacctcccgaacgTCCCCGCGCCCCCCACCGGCAgcccgcctgcctcccaccctccttgaagacgatactcaccctgctccagcgatgcctggtctcagcgtctgcagctcgtactgaatgagcggtcacgtggtaccactcattaaggtcatgaatatgcgcatattcatgaccttaatgagcggtatcacatgaccgctcacgcaggaagaaggtgctgcgccgggagtcgggacaaagccagagggatgtcggcgcggccgcgcggtgtgggaaaggtgaaatgagggacggggggacaggggacgggtggaatgaaggaggacggtaagccgcgccatgcaGGATGggagcggcgggggggggggggtggttttggagtggagagatgagccatgcatacaggggggaatatgagccatgcatacagaggtggaatatgagccatgcatacagaggtggaatatgagccatgcatacaggaggggaatatgagccatgcatacaggagggggaatatgagccatgcatacaggagggggaatatgagccatgcatacaggaggggaatatgagccatgcatacaggaggggaatatgagccaagcatacaggagggggaatatgagccatgcatacggtggGGGGGggataggagccatgcatacaggggggggggaaaatgagccatgcatacagggggggggggaatatgagccatgcatacaggaagggaatatgagccttgcatacaggggggagaatatgagccatgcatacaggaggggaatatgagccatacatacaggagggggaatatgacccatacgtacaggagggggaatatgacccatgcatacaggaggggaatatgagccatgcatacaggaggggaatatgagccatgcatacaggaggggaatatgagccaagcatacaggagggggaatatgagccatgcatacggggggtgggGGGGGATGAGtcaagcatacaggaggggaatatgagccatgcatacaggagtgggaatatgagccatgcatacaggaggggaatatgagccatgcatacaggaagggaatatgagccatgcatacaagaggggaatatgagccaagcatacaggaggggaatatgagccatgcatacaggggggaatatgagccatgcatacaggagggggaatatgagccatgaatacaggggggaatatgagccatgcatacaggggggaatatgagccatgcatacaggggggggggaatatgagccatgcatacggggggtggggggggggggtatgagccatgcatacaggggggggaatgagtcaagcatacaggaggggaatatgagccatgcatacaggggggaatatgagccatgcatacagagggggaatatgagccatgcatacaggagggggaatgtgagccatgaatacaggggggaatatgagccatgaatacagggggggggaatatgagccatgcatacggggggggggggggaatatgagccatgcatacaggaggggaatatgagccatgcatacagggaggggaatatgagccatgcatacaggggggggggggaatatgagccatgcagacgggggggggaatatgagccatgcatacaggagggggaatatgagccatgcatacaggagggggaatatgagccatgcatacaggagggggaatatgagccatgcatacaggagggggaatatgagccatgcatacaggaggggaatatgagccaagcatacaggtgggggaatatgagccatgcatacaggagggggaatatgagccatgcatacaggaggggaata
This window harbors:
- the LOC143765170 gene encoding glyoxylate reductase/hydroxypyruvate reductase-like codes for the protein MKAAQQLMKVFVSRRLPQEGQKLIAQAGNCTIQQWDSDDPVPRAELLKGVSGAHGLLCLLSEKIDKEVLDAAGPSLKVISTLSVGFDHLALDEIKKRGIRVGYTPDVLTEATAELSVALLLATCRRLPEAIQEVKNGGWKSWAPVWMCGYGLSNSTVGIIGLGRIGMAIAQRLKPFGVKKFLYTGRQPRPERAAGVNAEYVSCEKLTEDSDFVVVSCSLTPETEGLCNKDFFSRMKKTSVFINISRGSAVNQEDLYQALVTGQIAAAGLDVTTPEPLPTNHPLLSLKNCVILPHIGSATYSTRNTMAILAVNNLLKGLAEEDMPSELKIGPT